In the Thermodesulfovibrio yellowstonii DSM 11347 genome, one interval contains:
- the fliP gene encoding flagellar type III secretion system pore protein FliP (The bacterial flagellar biogenesis protein FliP forms a type III secretion system (T3SS)-type pore required for flagellar assembly.) — protein sequence MEYFKAILSLIFIIVALYIVLRLMKNKINPGKGFIQIIYYQPIGYKKGIGVVKAFDEYLLVGISEHGINLISKLDSSKIKAIFEEQTEERRTLWQRIFKGGLFSCLLILSPTLCFAAPQSAQGGLFGFSSAIDILVFITLLSFLPAVLIMMTSFTRIVIVLSLLRQALGTPSVPPNQVIIGLALFLTLFIMSPTVDRVYNEAYLPLSKKEINMEEAISKASVPFKEFMLKQTREKDLALFFKLSKTEVKPATPMDLPMKIVVPAFALGELKRAFEIGFLIFLPFLVIDIVVASILLSMGMFMVPPVMISMPFKLLLFVLVDGWQLIIGSLAGGFK from the coding sequence ATGGAATATTTTAAAGCCATATTATCCTTAATTTTTATTATTGTAGCCCTATATATTGTTTTGCGATTAATGAAAAACAAGATAAATCCAGGAAAGGGATTTATTCAGATTATTTACTATCAGCCAATAGGTTATAAAAAAGGTATAGGTGTGGTAAAAGCCTTTGATGAATATCTTTTGGTTGGGATATCGGAGCATGGAATTAATCTGATAAGTAAACTTGATTCTTCAAAGATTAAGGCAATCTTTGAAGAGCAGACAGAGGAGAGAAGAACTCTCTGGCAAAGGATATTCAAAGGAGGTTTATTTAGCTGTCTTTTAATTTTATCTCCAACACTTTGTTTTGCTGCACCTCAGTCTGCTCAAGGAGGGTTATTTGGTTTTTCAAGTGCCATTGACATTCTTGTATTTATAACTCTGTTAAGCTTTCTACCAGCAGTATTAATCATGATGACATCTTTTACAAGAATTGTTATTGTTCTTTCTCTGTTAAGACAGGCACTTGGAACTCCTTCAGTTCCTCCGAATCAAGTTATAATCGGGCTTGCATTGTTTCTTACCCTTTTTATTATGTCTCCAACAGTTGACAGAGTTTACAATGAAGCTTACTTACCACTGTCAAAAAAAGAGATAAACATGGAAGAGGCGATAAGTAAAGCATCAGTTCCATTTAAAGAGTTTATGCTGAAGCAGACAAGAGAAAAAGACCTTGCCCTGTTTTTCAAACTTTCAAAAACAGAAGTCAAACCTGCAACTCCTATGGATTTACCGATGAAAATTGTTGTTCCTGCCTTTGCTCTTGGTGAACTTAAAAGGGCTTTTGAAATCGGATTTTTAATCTTCCTTCCTTTTTTGGTTATTGATATTGTTGTGGCAAGCATATTGCTATCTATGGGAATGTTTATGGTTCCACCAGTTATGATATCAATGCCTTTTAAGTTATTGCTTTTTGTTTTAGTTGATGGATGGCAATTGATTATAGGCTCACTTGCAGGAGGATTTAAATGA
- the fliQ gene encoding flagellar biosynthesis protein FliQ, translated as MTVEFLNYISKQTFETILLVGGPVLLVSLLVGLIIGLFQAITQLQEMTISFVPKVIAVFLTLLLTIPWMVNIMTKFTRGIFENLPMYVK; from the coding sequence ATGACAGTAGAATTTTTAAACTATATTTCAAAACAGACCTTTGAAACCATTCTTCTGGTTGGAGGTCCTGTGTTACTTGTAAGCCTTCTTGTTGGTCTTATTATAGGACTATTTCAGGCAATAACCCAGTTACAGGAGATGACAATAAGCTTTGTTCCAAAGGTTATTGCTGTTTTTTTAACATTGCTTCTTACAATTCCCTGGATGGTCAATATAATGACGAAATTTACAAGGGGAATTTTTGAAAACCTTCCCATGTATGTTAAATGA
- the flhB gene encoding flagellar biosynthesis protein FlhB yields MPEELQERTEQATPRRREKARQKGEVPRSRELTGIIGTWMIFLYFVFSGTFLISIMQHMKEAFTRVKNPEFVASAIITIIKDEIKWYFIQFLPIGGVLLFGVLLVHFIQTGFLFTGATLVPDVSKISPLKGIKKLFSLNALFETIKGILKLVALGIVIYFVLKKDVNILPLLIDMDVKAIAGISFQKIYQLILACLIMLTVFAGIDFAYQRWQYERNLRMTKQEIKEEFKETEGSPMVRARIRSLQREMARKRMMQEVPKADVVITNPLHLAVCIKYDSKNMNAPAVVAKGANLLAERIKEIARASGVPIYENKPLARALYRIPLGEEIPEALYKAVATILATVYKIKGRQIA; encoded by the coding sequence ATGCCAGAAGAACTGCAAGAACGAACTGAACAGGCTACCCCGCGAAGGCGAGAAAAAGCTCGGCAAAAGGGTGAAGTCCCCCGAAGTAGAGAACTTACTGGTATCATAGGAACGTGGATGATTTTCCTTTATTTTGTTTTTTCTGGCACATTTTTAATCTCAATAATGCAACATATGAAAGAGGCATTTACAAGAGTTAAAAATCCAGAGTTTGTTGCAAGTGCTATAATTACAATAATAAAAGATGAAATAAAATGGTATTTTATTCAATTTCTTCCAATTGGAGGAGTACTTCTTTTTGGTGTTTTGCTTGTTCATTTTATTCAAACAGGTTTTCTTTTTACAGGAGCAACATTAGTTCCTGATGTATCAAAGATAAGTCCATTAAAAGGCATAAAAAAACTTTTTTCCCTGAATGCTTTGTTTGAGACCATAAAGGGTATTTTAAAATTGGTTGCTCTTGGTATAGTTATATATTTTGTTCTGAAAAAAGATGTCAATATTCTGCCACTTTTGATTGATATGGATGTAAAGGCTATTGCAGGTATTTCATTTCAAAAAATTTATCAACTCATACTTGCTTGTCTTATAATGCTTACTGTTTTTGCAGGTATAGATTTTGCATATCAAAGATGGCAGTATGAGAGAAATTTAAGAATGACAAAACAGGAAATAAAAGAAGAATTCAAAGAAACAGAAGGTTCACCAATGGTAAGAGCAAGAATAAGAAGCTTACAGAGAGAGATGGCACGTAAAAGAATGATGCAGGAAGTTCCAAAGGCTGATGTTGTTATTACAAACCCTTTGCATCTTGCTGTTTGCATAAAGTATGACTCAAAAAATATGAATGCACCTGCGGTTGTGGCAAAGGGAGCAAATCTTCTTGCGGAAAGGATAAAAGAGATAGCAAGAGCTTCGGGCGTACCCATATATGAAAACAAGCCCCTTGCAAGGGCTTTGTATAGAATTCCTCTTGGAGAGGAAATTCCTGAAGCACTCTATAAAGCAGTAGCTACTATTTTAGCTACTGTTTATAAAATTAAAGGAAGACAGATCGCATGA
- a CDS encoding flagellar biosynthetic protein FliR, whose protein sequence is MNYLELLTTNFYSFIPVFIRVSIILFFLPYIGSRTVPIMFRFFFALSISLAIIPFIHVKEENLLISLFNAVVFGMAIGIMVRVIIAAVEIASQWMSMQIGFTIANVFNPQFGELMGPLSIFYEMFTIALFFSLDLHLSFVEMIVKTFEFPIKFSFSGNIIAFSYIMFPLALKLAAPVLLVQVLMNIGLGFLSRIMPQANVFFVGFPLLLATGIAVMWLSIPIFTMVLSKAFINLKDALFGLLR, encoded by the coding sequence ATGAACTACTTAGAACTTCTTACAACGAATTTTTATAGTTTTATTCCTGTTTTCATAAGGGTTTCTATAATACTTTTCTTTCTTCCATACATTGGCAGTAGGACTGTTCCAATAATGTTTAGATTCTTTTTTGCTCTTTCTATATCTCTTGCTATTATTCCTTTTATACATGTAAAAGAGGAAAATTTGCTTATTTCTCTGTTTAATGCTGTTGTTTTTGGAATGGCTATAGGTATCATGGTAAGGGTTATTATTGCTGCAGTTGAGATAGCTTCTCAATGGATGAGTATGCAGATTGGTTTTACTATTGCAAATGTTTTTAATCCTCAGTTTGGTGAACTTATGGGACCTCTTAGTATTTTCTATGAGATGTTCACAATTGCTCTTTTTTTCTCTTTAGATTTACATCTGAGTTTTGTTGAAATGATAGTTAAGACTTTTGAATTTCCTATAAAATTTTCTTTTTCAGGAAATATAATAGCCTTTTCCTATATTATGTTCCCTCTTGCTTTAAAACTCGCTGCTCCTGTTTTACTTGTTCAGGTTCTTATGAATATAGGACTTGGATTTTTATCAAGGATTATGCCTCAGGCAAATGTTTTTTTTGTCGGATTCCCGCTTTTGCTTGCTACGGGTATTGCAGTTATGTGGTTGAGCATTCCTATTTTCACAATGGTTCTTTCAAAGGCATTTATAAATCTTAAAGATGCTTTATTTGGTCTTTTGAGGTAA